Proteins from a single region of Caloramator sp. E03:
- a CDS encoding LiaF transmembrane domain-containing protein, producing the protein MSRNIAAGIFLITIGIVLIIQRTVGINLWNYIWPFSLIVVGIGIHYKFFHDKNDSNILVIGGILLTYGLLFLFNNITNGAYNSKTNFVYFLGIGIGFIESFIFGDNNKNLIPAIIFISISIYFLLKQVFPQIYSIRIRDYLIPGFLIIFGVYILFKNRRQ; encoded by the coding sequence TTGAGCAGAAACATAGCAGCAGGAATCTTTTTAATAACAATTGGTATAGTATTAATTATTCAAAGAACAGTAGGAATAAATTTATGGAATTATATCTGGCCTTTTTCCCTGATTGTAGTAGGCATAGGAATACATTACAAGTTTTTTCATGATAAAAACGATTCAAATATATTAGTTATAGGAGGAATATTATTAACTTACGGTTTGTTATTTTTATTTAATAATATTACAAATGGAGCTTATAATAGTAAAACAAACTTTGTTTACTTTCTTGGAATAGGCATAGGTTTTATTGAAAGTTTTATATTTGGAGATAATAATAAAAATCTAATACCTGCAATAATTTTTATTTCAATATCAATATATTTCTTACTAAAACAAGTATTTCCACAAATTTATAGTATAAGAATAAGAGATTATCTTATACCAGGGTTTCTCATAATTTTTGGAGTATATATACTTTTTAAAAATAGAAGACAATAA